Proteins encoded together in one Terriglobus sp. TAA 43 window:
- a CDS encoding metallophosphoesterase, which translates to MRALVLSDIHGNLEALNAVLEDAGSWDALWNLGDVVGYGASPNEVVDQMSRRATQNVRGNHDKVASGIESAETFNPSAREAVEWTREHLSSESIEWLKVLPHGPIKADNADVSLAHGSPVHEDIYILNIRDAWQPLQVMQQQVTFFGHTHIQGGFGWQDGHWFTVIPKYLRGSGPCCWTISMEEGRRYLLNPGSVGQPRDLDPRAAYAIYDSDEKTITFHRVPYDIDLAQGRILLAGLPEKLAKRLRIGR; encoded by the coding sequence ATGCGCGCACTCGTTCTCTCCGACATCCACGGCAATCTTGAAGCACTCAATGCTGTGCTGGAAGACGCAGGCTCATGGGATGCGCTATGGAACCTTGGGGACGTGGTCGGATACGGCGCCAGCCCCAACGAAGTCGTCGACCAGATGAGTCGTCGCGCCACACAGAATGTGCGTGGCAATCACGATAAGGTCGCCAGTGGCATCGAGTCGGCCGAGACCTTCAACCCATCCGCACGCGAAGCCGTGGAGTGGACACGGGAACATCTTTCCTCGGAATCCATTGAGTGGCTCAAGGTGCTCCCGCACGGGCCCATCAAGGCGGACAATGCCGATGTTTCCCTCGCGCACGGCTCACCTGTACATGAAGACATCTACATCCTGAACATTCGCGACGCCTGGCAACCGCTGCAGGTCATGCAGCAGCAGGTCACCTTCTTTGGCCACACCCACATTCAGGGCGGCTTTGGCTGGCAGGACGGCCACTGGTTCACGGTGATCCCCAAGTACCTTCGCGGTTCCGGTCCCTGCTGTTGGACAATCTCGATGGAAGAAGGGCGTCGCTATCTGTTGAACCCCGGCTCCGTAGGACAGCCACGCGATCTCGACCCCCGCGCTGCATACGCCATTTACGACAGCGACGAGAAGACCATCACTTTCCATCGTGTGCCCTACGACATCGACCTCGCCCAGGGCCGCATCCTGCTCGCAGGCCTGCCGGAAAAACTCGCCAAGCGGCTCCGCATAGGCCGTTAG